The Nerophis lumbriciformis linkage group LG15, RoL_Nlum_v2.1, whole genome shotgun sequence genome window below encodes:
- the LOC133615986 gene encoding nucleobindin-2-like, whose translation MVFYSRSNMWWNHVLLVSWVLVLVHIHNVEAVPISIDRTKIKAPEMKTETAPASVDTGLHYDRYLREVIDFLEKDEHFREKLHNTDMEDIKQGKLAKELDFVSHHVRTKLDELKRQEVNRLRTLIKARHDLEGGNDIAVDHQALLKQFEYLNHMNPHTFEVDDLDRLIKSATSDLENFDKERHEEFKRYEMMKEHDRQEHLKTLDEDKRKQEEEHYEELRKKHADHPKVNHPGSENQLKEVWEETDGLDPEDFDPKTFFNLHDTNGDGFFDEQELESLFTKELEKIYDPTNEEDDMVEMEEERLRMREHVMNEVDANQDRLVSLEEFLTATNKKEFLEPDSWETLEQNQAYTDEEMREFEEHLAQQEHDLHQKSVDLQKQRDELERQQEQLNAQKMELQQAVDHMEQLKAEKQQQPPEDHIEGNAVPEIHDQDAVLVQEQHPADPVHHDASQDQNQIQNQQGAEQTHQDLPPGHQESPQDENRLQ comes from the exons ATGGTCTTTTACAGCCGTAGTAAC ATGTGGTGGAATCATGTCCTGCTGGTCAGCTGGGTTCTGGTGCTTGTCCACATCCACAATGTGGAGGCAGTTCCTATCAGTATTGACAGGACCAAAATCAAAGCGCCTGAGATGAAAACTGAAACAGCTCCAGCCAGTGTG GACACTGGCCTCCACTATGACCGCTACCTCAGGGAAGTCATTGATTTTCTTGAAAAAGATGAACATTTTAGAGAAAAACTCCATAATACAGACATGGAAGACATTAAG CAAGGTAAACTAGCCAAAGAGCTGGACTTTGTAAGCCACCACGTAAGAACAAAACTGGACGAGTTGAAGAGGCAGGAGGTAAACAGACTGCGAACATTGATTAAAGCAAGGCATGACCTCGAAGGTGGAAATG ATATCGCAGTGGACCACCAGGCTCTGTTGAAACAGTTTGAATACTTGAACCATATGAATCCACACACATTTGAAGTGGATGACCTGGATCGCCTCATCAAATCG GCCACCAGCGATCTGGAGAATTTTGACAAAGAGCGACACGAGGAGTTCAAGAGGTATGAAATGATGAAGGAGCACGACAGGCAGGAACACCTAAAGACGCTGGATGAAGATAAAAGAAAGCAAGAGGAGGAGCACTATGAGGAGCTGAGGAAGAAACACGCTGACCATCCCAAAGTCAACCACCCA GGTAGCGAGAATCAGCTAAAAGAAGTGTGGGAGGAAACAGATGGTTTGGACCCTGAGGATTTTGACCCGAAAACCTTTTTCAATTTACACG ACACTAATGGAGATGGTTTCTTTGACGAGCAAGAACTGGAGTCACTCTTCACCAAAGAG CTGGAGAAAATCTATGATCCTACCAACGAGGAGGACGATATGGTGGAAATGGAGGAGGAAAGGTTACGCATGAGGGAACATGTCATGAATGAG GTGGATGCTAACCAAGACAGGCTGGTCTCATTAGAGGAGTTCCTGACTGCTACCAACAAAAAGGAATTCTTGGAGCCGGACAGTTGGGAG ACTTTGGAGCAGAACCAGGCCTACACGGACGAGGAGATGAGGGAATTTGAGGAGCACCTCGCTCAGCAGGAGCACGACCTCCACCAGAAGTCTGTTGACCTCCAGAAACAGAGAGATGAGCTGGAGAGACAACAGGAGCAGCTCAATGCGCAGAAAATGGAGTTACAGCag GCTGTGGATCACATGGAACAGCTGAAAGCTGAAAAACAGCAACAACCTCCTGAGGACCACA TCGAAGGAAACGCCGTCCCAGAGATCCACGATCAAGACGCCGTCCTCGTCCAGGAGCAGCACCCCGCAGATCCAGTCCACCACGACGCTTCCCAGGACCAGAACCAGATTCAGAACCAACAAGGGGCCGAGCAGACGCACCAGGATTTGCCGCCAGGCCACCAGGAAAGCCCACAAGACGAGAACCGCCTCCAGTGA